From Candidatus Eisenbacteria bacterium, one genomic window encodes:
- a CDS encoding peptidase, producing the protein MRPRLLVRSRVLVALALAFVLALTVPSAAHAATITIVNLDGANEGFNDPTPAAPIGDNPRTTIGQQRLFVFETAANIWGALLSSDIEIRVGARFDPQTCTATSGVLGSAGPGSVHRDFTNAPFSNTWYHQSLANRLAGADLSGLNDINATFNSAVGGVNCLTSGWYYGIDGNEGSQIELLPVVLHELGHGLGFSTSTNAATGTMMNGAPHVYDRFLMSSNSGLHWNEMTSTQRAASSIGCSDLVWDGPFVTAR; encoded by the coding sequence GTGCGGCCCCGTCTCCTCGTTCGCAGTCGCGTCCTCGTCGCTCTCGCTCTCGCGTTCGTCCTCGCGCTCACCGTTCCATCCGCCGCTCACGCCGCCACGATCACGATCGTGAACCTGGACGGCGCCAACGAGGGGTTCAACGATCCCACGCCCGCCGCTCCCATCGGCGACAATCCCCGAACGACCATCGGGCAGCAGCGTCTCTTCGTGTTCGAGACGGCCGCCAACATCTGGGGAGCCCTTCTCTCGAGCGACATCGAGATCCGGGTCGGCGCGCGCTTCGATCCCCAGACGTGCACCGCCACGAGCGGCGTTCTGGGCAGCGCGGGCCCGGGCTCGGTCCATCGCGACTTCACGAACGCTCCGTTCTCGAACACCTGGTACCACCAGTCGCTCGCGAACCGGCTCGCGGGGGCCGATCTCTCCGGCCTCAACGACATCAACGCCACCTTCAATTCCGCCGTGGGCGGCGTCAACTGCCTCACGTCCGGCTGGTACTACGGCATCGACGGGAACGAGGGCTCGCAGATCGAGCTCCTTCCGGTCGTCCTCCACGAGCTGGGCCATGGTCTCGGGTTCAGCACGAGCACCAACGCCGCGACGGGGACGATGATGAACGGCGCGCCGCACGTGTACGACCGCTTCCTCATGAGCTCGAATTCCGGACTCCACTGGAACGAGATGACCTCCACGCAGCGCGCGGCATCCTCGATCGGATGCAGCGACCTCGTCTGGGACGGTCCCTTCGTCACCGCCCGCG
- a CDS encoding nuclear transport factor 2 family protein, translated as MRPTPAWGVAGVLVALLLILSLLLSTWYCAFPWSLATRRAEAQSPPRRDPMTLVFAVDDSTEARRQIEAGSARIVEAWKRGDAALFASVYALDAALLEPGRPPVTGREAILERMKGIFASDRMKEGEISIVDVFVLGDHAYATGRWKFAIGPIGKKAKTRSGRFVDVWVREGAGRWMKWRDVGVPG; from the coding sequence GTGAGACCGACTCCGGCATGGGGTGTCGCCGGCGTTCTCGTGGCGCTCCTCCTCATCCTCTCGCTCCTCCTTTCGACGTGGTACTGCGCCTTCCCGTGGTCCCTGGCCACACGCCGGGCCGAAGCCCAGTCGCCGCCGCGGCGCGACCCCATGACGCTCGTCTTCGCGGTCGACGATTCGACGGAGGCCCGCAGGCAGATCGAAGCCGGGAGCGCTCGCATTGTCGAGGCGTGGAAGAGAGGCGACGCGGCGCTCTTCGCGTCGGTCTACGCCCTGGATGCGGCGCTTCTCGAGCCGGGTCGGCCTCCCGTTACCGGAAGAGAGGCCATCCTAGAGCGCATGAAGGGCATCTTCGCGAGCGACCGCATGAAGGAGGGCGAGATCTCGATCGTGGACGTCTTCGTGCTGGGAGATCACGCCTACGCGACCGGAAGGTGGAAGTTCGCGATCGGACCGATCGGCAAGAAGGCGAAGACCCGGTCGGGCCGCTTCGTGGATGTCTGGGTCCGCGAGGGCGCGGGCCGCTGGATGAAGTGGAGAGACGTGGGAGTCCCGGGCTAG
- a CDS encoding HYR domain-containing protein yields the protein MTPERANAQTVATDFADYSPGDTVLVTGSGFMPNETVSLHFDETPYQFVLITLYTVADSEGRIWNRDYEIQDYHLGTAFVLTATGLTSGLTAQTFFTDNPKVGSVSVGSQSGDLCAGASASATFPVTVFRGNLNGSAGAFTANLTVPQGLPAGVTASFSPNPVSFTPGAPSRTSTLTLTSSAGTPAGAGTFRVKAATSASDTASTSATVTVNAPPSIAPPGNLTASNTPGQCGAQVAFSAAATGTPTPSVSYSHAPGSFFPVGTTTVTATATNACGSASTTFTVTVNDTEAPAITTSNLTRTNDPGTCAAMLMLDLCTFATDNCGQATVLGTRSDGMALGDAFPVGTTTVTWVATDTAGNSSTATQTVTVTDTQKPVLTAPADLTITTGADATQCGATIDDTALGTATATDNCGFTLTRDGIPAGHFFPVGTTTITWTATDPSGNTATATQLVTVADTTPPAITTAALDVPTGEGLCTATIGSLGTTAADHCGGTTLTGTRSDGAPLGDPFPVGTTTITWVATDLAGNASSLTQTVKVSDVEIPTLALPAVAEQFTGPGAASCAALVSDEALGTPVAGDNCGATVTRTGVPEGNLFPVGTTTIAYTATDPSGNSVTATQTVTVTDDTPPALTVPADLTLETGANGSGCGLAMSNAALGTATASDNCSVTLDRTGVPEGNVFPLGTTTITYTATDASGNTTSATQKVTVVDTTPPSITTANLEASTDAGLCTASFADLVTGAADNCGSLTPAGTRSDGAALGDPFPKGTTTITWTATDAAGNTATASQTVTVTNATPQVTILTPASGAIYAAGSNISVSGLFTDNAGDLHTARWVCDALTTPATVNEATGAVSGQLCLTTAGVYRLRLEVQDQCENTGSADQVGGLEAMIVVYDPTAGFVTGGGWISSPAGSYAANPALTGKANFGFVSRYKKGQSTPSGETEFQFKAGNLNFHSTSYNWLVVAGSRAQFKGSGTINGTGDFGFMITATDGQISGGGGQDRFRIKITDKVTGQAVYDNQMGASDDASPVTALGGGAIAIHSSSGYLSAALLGGAADGASATAGAPTETALFQNSPNPFNPVTTVRFALREAARATVQVYGVRGELVRTVVDGHLPAGQHTVTWDGTTRSGGRAASGVYYAVLEAGSYRSTVRMVMVK from the coding sequence ATGACGCCGGAACGGGCGAACGCCCAGACGGTGGCGACCGACTTCGCCGACTACAGCCCCGGTGACACGGTACTCGTGACCGGCTCGGGCTTCATGCCCAACGAAACGGTGTCCCTGCACTTCGACGAAACTCCGTACCAGTTCGTCCTCATCACCCTCTACACCGTGGCCGACTCCGAGGGACGAATCTGGAACCGGGATTACGAGATCCAGGACTATCACCTGGGAACGGCGTTCGTGCTGACGGCGACCGGGCTCACATCGGGCCTGACCGCACAGACGTTCTTCACGGACAATCCCAAGGTCGGCTCCGTGTCCGTGGGCTCCCAGTCCGGCGACCTCTGCGCGGGCGCTTCCGCGTCGGCCACGTTCCCGGTCACCGTGTTTCGCGGGAATCTCAACGGGAGTGCGGGCGCATTCACCGCGAACCTGACCGTTCCCCAGGGGCTCCCGGCGGGCGTCACCGCCTCCTTCTCGCCGAACCCCGTGTCGTTCACGCCGGGAGCTCCCTCCCGGACCTCGACGCTGACCCTGACGTCCTCGGCCGGCACACCGGCGGGCGCCGGCACGTTCCGAGTGAAGGCGGCCACGTCCGCGTCCGACACGGCGTCGACGAGCGCGACGGTCACCGTGAACGCGCCTCCTTCGATCGCGCCTCCCGGAAACCTCACGGCGAGCAATACGCCTGGCCAGTGCGGCGCCCAGGTCGCTTTCTCGGCGGCCGCCACCGGCACGCCCACTCCGTCCGTCTCGTACTCGCACGCCCCGGGCTCGTTCTTCCCGGTGGGCACCACCACCGTCACCGCCACCGCGACGAACGCCTGCGGATCGGCGAGCACGACCTTCACCGTCACCGTGAACGATACGGAAGCGCCCGCGATCACCACCTCGAACCTGACGCGGACGAACGACCCCGGCACCTGCGCCGCGATGCTGATGCTGGATCTCTGTACGTTCGCGACCGACAACTGTGGTCAGGCCACGGTCCTCGGCACCCGGAGCGATGGCATGGCGCTCGGTGACGCGTTCCCCGTCGGCACGACCACGGTCACCTGGGTCGCCACCGACACCGCCGGGAACTCCTCGACCGCGACCCAGACCGTGACGGTGACCGACACCCAGAAGCCCGTCCTCACCGCGCCCGCCGATCTCACGATCACGACCGGCGCCGACGCGACCCAGTGCGGCGCGACGATCGACGACACCGCCCTCGGCACCGCGACCGCGACCGACAATTGCGGGTTCACCCTGACGCGCGATGGGATCCCCGCGGGCCATTTCTTCCCGGTCGGCACGACCACGATCACGTGGACCGCGACCGATCCGAGCGGCAACACGGCCACGGCCACGCAGCTCGTGACGGTGGCCGACACGACGCCCCCGGCCATCACCACGGCCGCTCTCGATGTCCCGACCGGCGAGGGTCTCTGCACCGCCACCATCGGGAGCCTGGGCACCACCGCCGCGGACCATTGCGGCGGCACGACCTTGACCGGAACGCGGAGCGACGGCGCACCGCTCGGCGATCCGTTCCCTGTTGGAACGACCACGATCACCTGGGTTGCGACCGATTTGGCCGGGAATGCGTCCAGCTTGACCCAGACCGTCAAGGTCTCGGATGTCGAGATCCCCACCCTGGCGCTCCCGGCCGTAGCCGAACAGTTCACGGGACCCGGCGCCGCCTCGTGCGCCGCGCTCGTGAGCGACGAGGCCCTGGGCACGCCGGTGGCCGGGGACAACTGCGGCGCCACGGTCACCCGGACCGGCGTCCCGGAGGGAAACCTCTTCCCGGTCGGAACGACCACGATCGCCTACACGGCCACCGATCCGAGCGGCAACTCCGTGACCGCGACTCAGACGGTCACGGTGACGGACGACACGCCGCCCGCGCTGACGGTCCCCGCCGATCTCACGCTGGAGACAGGCGCGAACGGGTCCGGTTGCGGCCTGGCCATGTCGAACGCGGCTCTGGGCACGGCGACCGCTTCGGACAACTGCTCGGTCACGTTGGATCGGACCGGCGTCCCCGAAGGGAACGTCTTCCCTCTGGGCACCACGACGATCACCTACACCGCGACCGACGCGAGCGGGAACACGACATCCGCCACCCAGAAGGTCACGGTGGTCGACACGACGCCTCCTTCGATCACCACCGCCAACCTCGAAGCCTCCACGGACGCGGGCCTCTGCACGGCCTCGTTCGCGGACCTCGTGACCGGGGCCGCTGACAATTGCGGCTCCCTCACGCCCGCCGGGACTCGAAGCGACGGAGCCGCGCTTGGCGATCCGTTCCCGAAGGGCACGACGACCATCACCTGGACGGCGACCGACGCCGCGGGCAACACGGCGACCGCCTCCCAGACCGTCACCGTCACGAACGCGACCCCGCAGGTCACGATCCTCACGCCCGCGAGCGGCGCCATCTACGCGGCGGGCTCCAACATCTCCGTGAGCGGCCTCTTCACCGACAACGCGGGCGACCTGCACACCGCCCGCTGGGTGTGCGACGCCCTCACGACCCCCGCCACGGTGAACGAAGCGACCGGCGCGGTGAGCGGGCAGCTCTGCCTCACCACGGCCGGCGTCTACCGGCTGCGGCTCGAAGTCCAGGACCAGTGCGAAAACACGGGCTCTGCGGATCAGGTGGGCGGCCTCGAGGCGATGATCGTGGTCTACGATCCGACCGCCGGCTTCGTCACGGGCGGCGGGTGGATCTCCTCCCCGGCAGGATCGTACGCGGCGAACCCCGCACTGACCGGAAAGGCGAACTTTGGATTCGTGTCCCGGTACAAGAAGGGCCAGAGCACGCCGAGCGGCGAGACCGAGTTCCAGTTCAAGGCTGGCAATCTCAACTTCCACAGCACGAGCTACAACTGGCTCGTGGTCGCCGGCTCGAGGGCCCAGTTCAAGGGCTCGGGCACGATCAACGGCACGGGCGACTTCGGCTTCATGATCACCGCGACCGACGGTCAGATCTCCGGCGGCGGCGGTCAGGACCGGTTCCGGATCAAGATCACCGACAAGGTGACCGGCCAGGCCGTCTACGACAACCAGATGGGCGCTTCGGACGACGCGAGCCCCGTGACCGCGCTGGGAGGCGGCGCGATCGCGATCCACAGCTCGAGCGGCTACCTGAGCGCGGCGCTCCTCGGCGGCGCGGCAGACGGCGCGTCAGCCACGGCCGGTGCACCCACCGAGACCGCCCTCTTCCAGAACTCGCCCAATCCGTTCAATCCCGTGACCACGGTGCGCTTCGCGCTCCGCGAGGCGGCGCGCGCCACCGTGCAGGTGTACGGCGTGCGCGGGGAGCTGGTCCGGACGGTCGTGGACGGGCACCTCCCGGCGGGCCAGCACACGGTGACCTGGGACGGAACGACACGAAGCGGCGGACGGGCGGCGTCTGGGGTGTACTACGCCGTGCTCGAGGCGGGCTCCTACCGCAGCACCGTGAGAATGGTCATGGTGAAGTAG
- a CDS encoding class I SAM-dependent methyltransferase: MDALTKFKEMQRQGWAHFAPLETWTTPPAAKLVRHARVAPGTCVLDVGCGTGVVAITAARRGARATGLDLTPELLERARENARLARVEIDWHQGDAEELPFEDRTFDMVLSQFGHMFAPRPEVAVAEMLRVLKPGGTIAFSTWPPELGMGRLFGMITRYLPPPPIEIPPPALWGDPNVVRERLGGAVKNVAFERGTMEVGALSPQHYREVTERTAGPVIKLVESLSANDPKKLEVFRREFEALVEELLEDNLLRQGFLMTRAVKA, from the coding sequence ATGGACGCGCTGACCAAGTTCAAGGAGATGCAGCGGCAGGGCTGGGCGCACTTCGCCCCCCTCGAGACGTGGACCACGCCTCCGGCGGCGAAGCTCGTGCGTCACGCGAGAGTCGCGCCCGGCACGTGTGTTCTGGACGTGGGCTGCGGGACGGGAGTCGTGGCGATCACGGCGGCAAGGCGTGGCGCGCGCGCGACGGGGCTCGATCTCACGCCGGAGCTCCTCGAGCGCGCGCGCGAGAACGCGCGGCTCGCGCGCGTCGAGATCGACTGGCATCAGGGGGATGCCGAGGAGCTTCCCTTCGAGGACCGCACGTTCGACATGGTCCTGAGCCAGTTCGGGCACATGTTCGCGCCGCGCCCCGAGGTTGCGGTCGCGGAGATGCTTCGCGTCCTGAAGCCCGGCGGAACGATCGCGTTCTCCACCTGGCCGCCCGAGCTCGGCATGGGGCGCCTGTTCGGGATGATCACCCGCTACCTGCCGCCGCCACCGATCGAAATACCTCCTCCGGCGCTCTGGGGCGACCCGAACGTGGTCCGGGAACGCCTCGGCGGCGCCGTGAAGAACGTCGCGTTCGAGCGGGGCACGATGGAGGTCGGTGCGCTGAGCCCGCAGCACTACCGCGAGGTGACGGAGCGGACGGCGGGACCCGTGATCAAGCTGGTCGAGTCCCTCAGCGCGAACGATCCCAAGAAGCTCGAGGTCTTTCGCCGCGAGTTCGAGGCGCTCGTCGAGGAGCTGCTCGAGGACAACCTGCTCCGGCAGGGATTCCTGATGACGAGGGCGGTGAAGGCCTAG
- a CDS encoding DUF2231 domain-containing protein translates to MKPARLLGHQIHPMVIVFPLGLLAISVIFDLAYLATGNAAFAETAYWNIIAGVVGGLLAAVFGSWDWLTIPRGTRAKRIGALHGSLNVVVVALFLANWMSRRDEAFHAPTSATIIMSLVAVGFALVAGWLGGELVERLGIGVWRDAEPNAPSSLRSSTRRGAPGEGAPSKV, encoded by the coding sequence ATGAAACCCGCCAGGCTGCTGGGCCATCAGATCCACCCCATGGTGATCGTGTTTCCCCTCGGGCTTCTCGCCATCTCGGTGATCTTCGACCTCGCGTACCTCGCGACCGGGAACGCGGCATTTGCCGAGACCGCGTACTGGAACATCATCGCCGGCGTCGTGGGCGGGCTTCTCGCCGCCGTGTTCGGATCCTGGGACTGGCTCACGATCCCGCGAGGAACGCGCGCCAAGAGGATCGGGGCGCTGCACGGGAGCCTGAACGTGGTCGTGGTCGCGCTCTTCCTCGCCAACTGGATGAGCCGGCGGGACGAGGCCTTCCATGCCCCCACGTCCGCCACGATCATCATGTCCCTGGTCGCCGTCGGGTTCGCCCTGGTCGCGGGCTGGCTCGGTGGCGAGCTGGTCGAGCGGCTCGGGATCGGCGTGTGGCGCGACGCGGAGCCCAATGCTCCCAGCTCGCTCCGATCGTCGACGCGACGAGGGGCGCCGGGAGAAGGCGCTCCGAGCAAGGTCTAG
- a CDS encoding DinB family protein, translated as MSPKKARNDCERLAEQITKAMIGEAWHGPSWRDNVEGVTREDALRRPIAGGHTIAEIVLHMTTWNHVVRRRMEGETPNVTGALDWPKGALKDDAAWEAVVAKLFESGDALAATVAAFPEGKLHKKRPSVDGTWFDLVLGQLQHILYHAGQAGLLRKAVTKR; from the coding sequence GTGAGCCCGAAGAAGGCGAGGAACGACTGCGAGCGCCTGGCGGAGCAGATCACGAAGGCGATGATCGGCGAGGCATGGCACGGGCCGTCCTGGCGGGACAATGTCGAGGGAGTGACGCGCGAGGACGCGCTCCGTCGCCCGATCGCGGGTGGCCACACGATCGCCGAGATCGTGCTCCACATGACGACGTGGAACCACGTCGTGCGCCGGCGCATGGAAGGGGAAACGCCGAACGTCACGGGGGCGCTCGACTGGCCGAAGGGCGCGCTGAAGGACGACGCAGCGTGGGAAGCGGTCGTCGCGAAGCTCTTCGAGAGCGGCGACGCCTTGGCGGCCACGGTCGCCGCGTTTCCGGAGGGGAAGCTCCACAAGAAGCGCCCCAGCGTGGACGGCACGTGGTTCGATCTGGTGCTCGGGCAGCTCCAGCACATCCTCTACCACGCGGGCCAGGCGGGACTGCTCCGGAAGGCCGTGACGAAGCGCTAG
- a CDS encoding methyltransferase: MPDTLSTEPTTPPDYVRMIEMARGHYVAMVVHAAAHFGIADHLADGPKSAEELAGATRTHAPSLYRVMRTLSSLGVFTEDAQRRFRLTPLGETLKTGAPGAARSTIRTIAGDWFWKGMEQFPYSVETGKSGFEKAIGMPVFEYLAKHPEKASLFSETMVGVHGEEPATVAEAYDFSNVGVLMDVGGATGNMLAHILARHPKPRGILFDLPHVVKDAKSLIASRGLSDRIEIRSGSFFDAVPSGADAYLLSHVIHDWSEEQCVAILRNVHRAVPKNGRLLIVEMVLPPGNVFHPGKMLDMIMLVGPGGQERTEEEYAHLLEKSGFRLTRVVPTKSPVSVVEGVPA, translated from the coding sequence ATGCCCGACACCCTTTCCACCGAACCAACGACCCCGCCGGACTACGTCCGGATGATCGAGATGGCCCGCGGCCACTACGTGGCGATGGTCGTCCACGCCGCGGCCCACTTCGGTATCGCGGACCATCTCGCGGACGGGCCGAAGTCCGCCGAGGAGCTGGCCGGGGCCACTCGCACGCACGCGCCGTCTCTCTATCGGGTGATGCGCACGCTCTCGAGCCTCGGCGTCTTCACCGAGGACGCGCAGCGCCGCTTCCGTCTCACGCCGCTCGGCGAGACGCTGAAGACCGGAGCGCCGGGTGCCGCGCGGTCCACCATTCGCACGATCGCGGGCGACTGGTTCTGGAAAGGCATGGAGCAGTTCCCGTACTCGGTCGAGACGGGGAAGAGCGGGTTCGAGAAGGCAATCGGGATGCCGGTCTTCGAGTACCTCGCGAAGCACCCCGAGAAGGCGTCGCTCTTCAGCGAGACCATGGTCGGGGTTCACGGCGAGGAACCCGCGACCGTGGCCGAGGCGTACGACTTCTCGAACGTGGGCGTCCTGATGGACGTCGGTGGAGCGACCGGGAACATGCTCGCGCACATCCTCGCGCGACATCCGAAGCCGCGCGGGATCCTGTTCGACCTCCCGCACGTCGTGAAGGACGCGAAGTCTCTGATCGCGTCGCGCGGGCTCTCGGACCGGATCGAAATCCGGAGCGGCTCTTTCTTCGACGCCGTACCCTCGGGCGCCGATGCGTACCTCCTCTCCCACGTCATCCACGACTGGAGCGAGGAGCAGTGCGTCGCGATCCTCCGGAACGTCCATCGCGCGGTGCCGAAGAACGGCAGGCTCCTGATCGTGGAGATGGTGCTTCCTCCCGGCAACGTGTTTCATCCCGGCAAGATGCTCGACATGATCATGCTCGTCGGCCCCGGCGGACAGGAACGGACGGAAGAGGAGTACGCCCACTTGCTCGAGAAGTCAGGCTTCCGCCTCACGCGGGTCGTTCCGACGAAGTCGCCCGTGAGCGTGGTGGAAGGAGTGCCCGCGTGA
- a CDS encoding DUF4332 domain-containing protein, whose protein sequence is MNYKMGDLKGIDTNQVAQLTKGGVENTDEMMRVWNDAAKRQELTTATGLDEEQLKRLASLARVARLRGVGPKYAELLVTAGVRGRKSLATFTPESLVKHLQDVTAAKSLSGPVPTSTEVSAWFEQLAPAPTPDTTTS, encoded by the coding sequence ATGAACTACAAGATGGGCGATTTGAAGGGCATCGACACGAACCAGGTGGCGCAGCTCACCAAGGGTGGTGTCGAGAACACGGACGAGATGATGCGTGTGTGGAACGACGCGGCGAAGCGGCAGGAGCTGACCACCGCGACCGGACTCGACGAGGAGCAGCTCAAGCGCCTCGCGTCCCTGGCGCGTGTCGCTCGTCTTCGCGGCGTCGGACCCAAGTACGCGGAGTTGCTCGTGACCGCGGGCGTACGGGGCCGGAAGAGCCTCGCCACGTTCACGCCGGAGTCGCTGGTGAAGCATCTCCAGGACGTGACCGCCGCGAAGAGCCTCTCGGGGCCGGTGCCGACGTCTACCGAGGTCAGCGCCTGGTTCGAACAGCTGGCGCCCGCTCCGACGCCCGATACCACGACGTCGTAG
- a CDS encoding ATP-dependent DNA helicase RecQ has product MAGLAATTSARTFEPALARMGYDSFRPGQLEALETLFHKGRLVLVAPTGGGKSLIYQLPATLLEGTTLVISPLIALMQDQCTALAARGVSATYLASTLSWDEIDARVEGIRERRYRLVYVAPERLPHPGFRRVLERLTVPLVAVDEAHCISQWGHDFRPEYREIGAFLKTLPGCMVLACTATATPIVRDDIVAQLGLGADTPQIVRGFARPNLSLRVRNLVTAAQRADAIDETLEEALGRVAGLGRMAEGAGAAIIYCLSRKDAEEEAKRLREAGWSAGWYHAGLSGDHRGEVQRRFMAGQLQVVTATNAFGMGIDRADVRAVIHMSPPDSVESYYQEVGRAGRDGKEALGVLLLRASDIPRRKILIERGAEGEISRAWVEHKWSMFQDLLRWADGGTCRHDAILRYFGDEAETLHGCGRCDVCRQLSEGSVGGPGAGDADPEPIARAALAAVALVDQRLGFKVTVKLLRGEEDEKLARYGLTKAAAFGALASRPEPWITMLLQRCVSAGWVDFTSGEYPLLLLTAAGRAVLDGKRPARLVLPVLEPDRKDRSEKKRRDARPERGRAQAGQAAEPGTDARFARLRRWRLQAARTAGVPAYVIAPDRTLQDIATMNPRTLEDLLLCHGIGERKLELYGEEILAALRSP; this is encoded by the coding sequence GTGGCCGGCCTCGCAGCGACAACTTCCGCACGCACCTTCGAACCCGCGCTCGCCCGGATGGGCTACGACTCGTTCCGCCCCGGGCAGCTCGAAGCGCTCGAGACGCTCTTCCACAAGGGACGGCTCGTCCTGGTCGCGCCCACCGGGGGCGGCAAGAGCCTCATCTACCAGCTCCCCGCCACGCTCCTCGAGGGGACCACCCTCGTGATCTCGCCCCTGATCGCGCTCATGCAGGACCAGTGCACGGCGCTCGCGGCGCGAGGGGTGAGCGCGACGTACCTCGCGAGCACGCTCTCGTGGGACGAGATCGACGCGCGAGTGGAAGGCATCCGCGAGCGGCGCTACCGGCTGGTCTATGTCGCGCCGGAGCGGCTCCCCCATCCCGGATTCCGGCGCGTGCTCGAGCGCTTGACCGTGCCGCTGGTCGCCGTCGACGAGGCGCACTGCATCAGCCAGTGGGGTCACGATTTCCGGCCCGAGTACCGGGAGATCGGCGCGTTCTTGAAGACCCTCCCGGGTTGCATGGTGCTCGCCTGCACCGCGACGGCCACGCCCATCGTTCGCGATGACATCGTCGCCCAGCTCGGTCTCGGCGCCGACACGCCGCAGATCGTGCGAGGGTTCGCGCGCCCGAATCTCTCCCTTCGCGTCCGGAACCTCGTCACCGCCGCGCAGCGCGCGGACGCGATCGACGAGACGCTCGAGGAGGCTCTCGGGAGGGTCGCCGGGCTCGGGCGCATGGCGGAGGGAGCCGGCGCCGCCATCATCTACTGCCTGAGCCGCAAGGACGCCGAGGAGGAGGCGAAGCGCCTTCGCGAGGCGGGATGGAGCGCGGGGTGGTACCACGCCGGCCTCTCCGGCGATCACCGCGGCGAGGTCCAGCGGCGGTTCATGGCGGGACAGCTCCAGGTGGTCACCGCGACGAACGCGTTCGGCATGGGGATCGACCGCGCCGACGTGCGCGCGGTGATCCACATGTCCCCGCCGGATTCCGTCGAGTCCTACTACCAGGAAGTCGGCCGAGCCGGACGCGACGGCAAGGAGGCGCTCGGCGTGCTGCTCTTGCGCGCGTCGGATATTCCTCGCAGGAAGATCCTGATCGAGCGCGGCGCCGAGGGCGAGATCTCGCGCGCGTGGGTCGAGCACAAGTGGTCGATGTTCCAGGACCTCTTGCGCTGGGCCGACGGAGGCACGTGCCGCCACGACGCGATCCTGCGCTACTTCGGCGACGAGGCCGAGACGCTGCACGGTTGCGGCCGGTGCGACGTGTGCCGGCAACTGTCGGAAGGCTCGGTGGGCGGCCCCGGCGCGGGTGATGCGGACCCGGAGCCGATCGCTCGAGCCGCGCTCGCCGCGGTGGCGCTCGTGGATCAGAGGCTCGGATTCAAGGTCACGGTGAAGCTCCTGCGCGGCGAGGAGGACGAGAAGCTCGCGCGGTACGGTCTCACCAAGGCGGCCGCGTTCGGTGCGCTCGCCTCACGGCCGGAGCCCTGGATCACGATGCTCCTCCAGCGCTGCGTCTCGGCGGGGTGGGTCGACTTCACGAGCGGCGAGTATCCCCTGCTCCTGCTCACGGCCGCCGGGCGCGCGGTGCTGGACGGGAAACGTCCCGCGCGGCTGGTGCTTCCGGTGCTCGAGCCGGATCGGAAGGATCGAAGCGAGAAGAAGCGGCGCGACGCCCGGCCGGAGCGCGGACGCGCGCAGGCCGGCCAGGCTGCCGAACCGGGAACGGACGCCCGCTTCGCGCGACTGCGCCGCTGGAGACTGCAGGCCGCGCGCACGGCCGGAGTTCCGGCCTACGTCATCGCTCCGGACCGCACGCTCCAGGACATCGCGACGATGAACCCCCGGACGCTCGAGGATCTCCTGCTCTGTCACGGGATCGGGGAGCGGAAGCTCGAGCTCTATGGCGAGGAGATCCTGGCCGCCTTGCGCTCCCCCTGA